The following proteins are encoded in a genomic region of Spirosoma sp. SC4-14:
- a CDS encoding LytTR family DNA-binding domain-containing protein produces MNDSAIYLPGYKINLKAKDILRLKGDGNYTHIYCKGDKTYLVCLTLKRLMATLPEFIRTHKTAAVNPLHVKIYEPDLILKDGTEIPMSKRRRSIVKNLMNDYRTA; encoded by the coding sequence ATGAATGATTCAGCTATTTACCTGCCTGGGTATAAAATCAACCTGAAAGCCAAGGACATCTTAAGACTGAAAGGCGATGGCAACTACACCCATATTTATTGTAAAGGCGATAAAACGTATTTGGTTTGCCTGACATTGAAGCGTCTTATGGCCACGCTACCTGAATTTATCCGGACGCATAAAACAGCGGCCGTCAATCCACTTCATGTCAAAATCTATGAACCGGATTTGATTTTAAAAGATGGGACTGAAATCCCAATGTCAAAACGGCGACGTTCCATTGTAAAAAACCTGATGAATGATTACCGTACGGCTTAA
- a CDS encoding tape measure protein has translation MLSQLEEAGDQWAESMVRSIKRIQSAQQQNAQQMQVLANQINSTSLTSPAASQQLAEQATQVNKLVTQAAQYQAALERLKTAQSANELSIADLTRLMKGLETEYKQLNPLQANYAQKQTELLGKIKQVSAAISAQTSVLKEAKKATDSVEGSIQHLKEQNESLRQVLARMPDAFDKQTGAINRNNKAALEMQQVILRNETVLRNVDTQLGRSRTAAEGYGVSLKGLAGSAAIAVGGIIGVSSALDAIKMSLSIISDMERIDASLKAVSKDTTDFRQTQEYLIGLANRLGLQYEVLARSYKGLKAATNGTALEGKATQQIFTGLVDAGAALKLSNDQIEGALMAVTQMMSKGKVQAEELRQQLGERLPGAIKLLADAMGVSESKLNKMMEQGELLAVDVLPKLAAQLDKTYGKDAQSNLESMSGGWNRMTNEVHLFLAAMNDNGAISATANNIQNMISDTIRGIRVAIQSNDWKTFWGALGYAATKYTPLPTIGKDAMQQVEINAKNQPVIDEFKTMTPAQRQARIGITQDNINRNQKRMNDDFSNTVFGGKKDQVQQQLNADKQLLEELKKAEIELVKKDEADKAQAEINAKRAAQAKKEAEAEKQEKEAHKREAARRKAEAEADRKLNQELANAKAENDVKLTDLSANKQDGLISEKEFIEQRKTLTIAGIEERQAILEKAGKKESDDYKKLTKEKIDAETQYKRDSLKLALSDSKSNTSSELAGLSSDKAEGIITEQQYVEKKHKVILQGIDDQMRILTDAGQQESKLAKDLNDQKLEADKDYFKERLKAQKTAWKTELDETATALKAVDNQLGDDYRERLLELTKYYDEKERRIQVDIASQRITPDVGEAKLHELYMNRLRAELQLTEEFYQKDRTLSNAVVDAKLAALERYKLEAGRTPAEIEAAEEQIRKLKKARDQEAADDKKRLDKEVADNAKQKSDEQTQHEIANAQRAVEKRQQLWQQGLQLADTIGQSIASISSVYSQKELDNLDKQKEAELALAGDNADAKAKIEEQYNKRKAEVQRKAAIQEREAALFSIAINTAQAVMSVLSTGGGAHYLDFGVTAGILSAFVTAAGIAQAAAVLAAPLPNFWVGTTSAPEGFANLAERGPEIRQKKDGSYQYYSKPTVDWLDQGDIIYTADQSKRLVDDWQKQEAARQSLQDSYLMEATTGRLQDGRREELRIVYAGGSQPSEETLYQAMGRALDERPEYITNIDVDGMSEGLRKGNHYREFREKRRRFF, from the coding sequence ATGCTCTCTCAGTTGGAAGAGGCAGGCGATCAATGGGCTGAATCCATGGTGCGTTCTATCAAACGCATCCAGTCTGCACAGCAGCAGAACGCCCAGCAAATGCAGGTGCTGGCGAATCAAATCAATTCAACCAGTCTAACCAGCCCAGCAGCAAGCCAGCAATTAGCCGAACAGGCTACCCAGGTCAATAAGCTTGTAACGCAGGCAGCCCAATATCAGGCTGCGCTCGAACGGCTAAAAACAGCACAATCGGCTAATGAGTTGTCGATCGCTGACCTGACTCGGCTCATGAAGGGGCTGGAAACGGAGTATAAGCAGCTCAATCCCCTTCAGGCTAACTATGCCCAAAAACAGACCGAACTGCTTGGAAAGATTAAGCAGGTTTCTGCCGCAATCAGCGCCCAAACGTCGGTCCTGAAAGAAGCAAAGAAAGCCACAGACAGTGTCGAAGGCTCAATCCAGCACCTGAAAGAGCAGAACGAATCGCTTCGGCAGGTTTTGGCCCGAATGCCTGACGCTTTTGACAAACAAACAGGAGCAATCAACCGGAATAATAAAGCTGCGCTTGAGATGCAGCAGGTTATTCTTCGTAACGAAACCGTCCTACGCAACGTCGATACTCAGCTTGGGCGTAGTCGAACGGCTGCGGAGGGGTATGGTGTGTCGCTTAAAGGCCTCGCCGGATCGGCAGCTATTGCAGTTGGTGGCATCATTGGGGTGTCCTCTGCTCTTGATGCTATAAAAATGAGTCTCTCGATCATCTCCGACATGGAGCGCATCGATGCCTCATTAAAAGCTGTTTCCAAAGATACGACCGACTTCAGGCAAACGCAGGAGTATCTGATTGGCCTGGCCAACCGGTTGGGTTTGCAGTACGAGGTTCTGGCCAGATCCTACAAGGGGCTAAAAGCGGCTACCAACGGAACGGCCCTTGAAGGAAAAGCTACTCAGCAAATTTTTACCGGCCTTGTCGATGCTGGAGCCGCTCTGAAACTGTCGAATGATCAGATTGAAGGTGCGCTAATGGCCGTCACACAAATGATGTCGAAAGGCAAAGTGCAGGCCGAGGAGCTTCGTCAGCAGTTGGGAGAACGATTGCCGGGTGCTATCAAACTGCTGGCCGACGCAATGGGCGTTTCGGAATCGAAACTCAACAAAATGATGGAGCAGGGAGAACTGCTCGCCGTCGATGTGTTGCCTAAACTGGCCGCTCAGTTAGATAAAACCTACGGCAAAGACGCTCAGAGTAATCTTGAATCAATGTCTGGTGGCTGGAATCGGATGACCAACGAAGTTCATCTATTTCTCGCTGCTATGAACGACAACGGTGCCATCAGCGCCACAGCCAACAACATTCAGAATATGATCAGCGACACGATTCGTGGTATTCGTGTGGCTATTCAGTCAAATGACTGGAAAACCTTTTGGGGAGCGTTGGGCTATGCGGCAACCAAATACACTCCTCTGCCAACGATCGGCAAAGATGCTATGCAGCAGGTTGAAATTAATGCCAAAAACCAGCCTGTTATCGATGAGTTCAAAACCATGACACCTGCCCAGCGTCAGGCCCGCATTGGTATCACCCAGGATAATATCAACCGAAACCAAAAACGGATGAATGATGACTTTAGCAATACCGTTTTTGGTGGAAAAAAAGACCAGGTACAGCAGCAACTTAATGCCGATAAACAGTTGCTGGAAGAGCTTAAGAAAGCGGAAATCGAGCTAGTTAAAAAGGATGAAGCCGACAAGGCACAAGCCGAAATAAATGCCAAACGAGCGGCTCAGGCTAAAAAGGAGGCAGAAGCGGAAAAGCAAGAGAAGGAAGCGCATAAACGCGAAGCTGCCCGGCGCAAAGCTGAAGCCGAAGCCGACCGAAAATTGAACCAGGAATTGGCCAATGCAAAGGCTGAAAATGATGTCAAACTTACGGATCTGTCGGCAAACAAACAGGATGGTCTGATTTCAGAAAAAGAGTTCATCGAGCAACGTAAGACACTCACAATCGCAGGTATCGAGGAACGGCAGGCTATTCTCGAAAAAGCGGGCAAAAAAGAGTCCGACGATTACAAAAAGCTGACTAAAGAGAAGATAGACGCTGAAACACAGTACAAACGCGATTCACTCAAACTGGCACTCTCGGACTCCAAGAGCAACACATCGTCAGAGCTCGCTGGCCTTAGCAGTGATAAAGCGGAAGGTATTATCACTGAACAGCAGTACGTCGAGAAAAAACATAAGGTCATTTTACAGGGCATCGACGATCAGATGCGCATTCTTACTGACGCAGGTCAACAGGAAAGCAAACTCGCCAAGGACCTCAACGATCAGAAGCTCGAAGCGGATAAGGACTACTTTAAAGAACGACTGAAAGCTCAGAAAACAGCCTGGAAAACGGAGCTCGATGAAACAGCTACGGCCTTAAAAGCGGTAGACAATCAACTTGGCGATGATTACCGGGAACGGTTACTCGAACTGACAAAATATTACGATGAAAAAGAGCGTCGTATTCAGGTCGATATCGCCAGTCAGCGAATAACGCCGGATGTTGGCGAAGCCAAACTCCACGAATTGTATATGAATCGGCTTCGAGCCGAATTACAATTAACGGAGGAGTTTTACCAGAAAGATCGAACCCTCAGTAATGCTGTCGTCGACGCTAAACTAGCCGCCTTAGAGCGCTATAAGCTTGAGGCTGGTAGAACGCCTGCTGAAATCGAAGCCGCCGAGGAGCAGATCCGCAAACTGAAAAAGGCTCGTGATCAGGAAGCGGCTGATGATAAAAAGCGGCTCGATAAAGAGGTCGCTGACAATGCCAAACAGAAAAGCGACGAACAGACACAGCATGAAATTGCTAACGCGCAGCGTGCCGTTGAAAAGCGGCAGCAGCTATGGCAACAAGGCCTCCAGCTCGCTGATACAATCGGTCAGTCGATCGCTTCAATTTCCAGCGTGTATAGTCAAAAGGAACTCGACAACCTGGACAAACAGAAAGAGGCTGAATTGGCGCTGGCTGGTGATAATGCTGATGCCAAAGCCAAAATCGAGGAGCAGTACAACAAACGTAAGGCTGAAGTTCAGCGGAAAGCAGCCATTCAGGAACGAGAAGCTGCGTTGTTTTCGATTGCCATCAATACCGCACAGGCGGTAATGTCGGTTCTGTCAACTGGCGGTGGTGCCCATTATCTGGATTTTGGCGTAACGGCTGGTATCCTATCAGCCTTTGTTACTGCAGCTGGTATCGCGCAGGCAGCTGCCGTGTTGGCAGCGCCCCTGCCTAATTTCTGGGTAGGAACGACCAGTGCTCCGGAAGGTTTCGCTAATCTGGCCGAGCGGGGCCCAGAGATTCGCCAGAAAAAAGACGGTAGCTATCAGTACTACTCAAAACCAACTGTCGATTGGCTTGATCAGGGGGATATCATCTATACGGCTGATCAATCAAAACGTCTTGTCGACGACTGGCAGAAGCAGGAAGCAGCCCGGCAATCGTTACAAGATTCTTACCTGATGGAAGCGACAACCGGCCGACTCCAGGATGGTCGACGCGAAGAACTTCGCATCGTGTATGCTGGTGGCTCTCAGCCCTCAGAGGAAACATTGTATCAGGCAATGGGTCGTGCACTCGACGAACGCCCGGAGTATATCACCAACATTGATGTCGACGGTATGTCGGAAGGCCTTCGAAAGGGTAACCATTATCGGGAATTCCGCGAAAAACGTAGACGCTTCTTCTAG